The following are from one region of the Simiduia agarivorans SA1 = DSM 21679 genome:
- a CDS encoding GNAT family N-acetyltransferase: MQTAPDKILVLGARAPAALEWVRRLGREGYQVWLADSLAFPLARFSRYSQGFLHLPPPRTQLAAWANTLNEFLTQHQIQWVIPTCEEAFYLSHCKPWLRTETEFLCADFELMQQLHHKGRFAELSQRWSIRTPETRVLHGRPIPDALRQTPEQWVFKPAYSRFANRTLIKPKADALNHLAHDAHNPWIAQRFVAGTEYCSYSLLRDGKLLAHCVYQPRYRAGQGSGMYFEPHDFPDITAFLAEFGQTTSYTGQVGFDFIRAADGKFWLLECNPRATSGIHLLANCPSLTHVLTRTQEKAEPPSQPLMVILAMLSFGLPHYFSRTFWRDIVRADDVLWLAHDRRPGWLQLLPFTEILWRALRHRTGLLAAATRDIEWDGNDLPACSLGPERQRLTAKTHAYVRLLASRQNQTIRNLRTQLTQVTLGGYPVPCSINHGEPDNCYVVSPMATYIDYARYECYLIRPAWLGHGLQKLIAIIGTLLGKARLDDVTHINNWLLSTNLYPQHFSQQEIQTALAECLHANPDNAVGFRSLNHTSNASLISNLRRLGFITVPSRQVYLFDARNPDGAQRIAQRHNNKIDRKLFETSGLTQVPGADFTDADFVRAESLYNQLYLEKYSPLNPQYTAQWLAAGHRDGWLELIGLRAPDTQLMGVVGFFALGDTLTAPIVGYDTSLPQSLGLYRQLTHLCIARALQQRLLLNFSSGAAGFKRLRGGEPAIEYSLVYIRHLPLHRRLAWTILSLLLKTLGVPLMKLLKL; this comes from the coding sequence ATGCAAACGGCGCCTGACAAAATCCTGGTGCTGGGTGCACGCGCGCCCGCAGCGCTGGAGTGGGTGCGACGTCTTGGCCGCGAAGGCTATCAGGTGTGGCTGGCAGACTCGCTGGCATTTCCGCTTGCGCGCTTCAGCCGTTACAGCCAGGGGTTTCTTCACTTACCGCCACCGCGCACCCAGCTCGCGGCTTGGGCAAACACGCTGAATGAGTTCTTAACCCAGCATCAGATCCAGTGGGTCATACCCACCTGCGAAGAAGCGTTTTATCTGAGCCACTGCAAACCGTGGCTGCGTACGGAAACCGAATTTTTGTGCGCCGATTTTGAGCTGATGCAGCAACTGCACCACAAGGGCCGGTTTGCGGAATTGAGTCAACGCTGGTCCATCCGCACACCGGAAACCCGGGTTCTGCACGGGCGCCCAATACCGGACGCCCTGCGTCAGACGCCTGAGCAATGGGTGTTCAAACCCGCCTATTCACGCTTCGCCAATCGCACCTTAATCAAACCCAAGGCCGACGCCTTAAACCATCTTGCCCATGATGCGCACAATCCGTGGATCGCCCAACGGTTCGTGGCCGGTACCGAATACTGCTCCTACAGCCTGCTGCGCGACGGCAAATTACTGGCGCACTGCGTGTACCAACCCCGCTATCGTGCCGGGCAAGGCTCGGGCATGTATTTTGAACCGCATGATTTCCCGGACATCACCGCCTTTCTCGCCGAGTTCGGGCAAACCACCAGTTATACCGGCCAGGTGGGTTTTGATTTCATTCGCGCAGCCGACGGCAAATTCTGGTTGCTCGAATGTAACCCCCGGGCCACCAGCGGCATTCACCTGCTGGCCAACTGCCCCTCGTTAACACACGTGCTGACCCGGACGCAGGAAAAAGCCGAACCGCCCAGCCAGCCTCTCATGGTTATTCTGGCCATGTTGAGTTTCGGCTTGCCGCATTATTTTTCGCGGACTTTCTGGCGCGACATCGTGCGCGCCGACGACGTGCTGTGGCTGGCCCATGATCGTCGGCCCGGTTGGCTGCAGCTGCTACCTTTTACAGAAATTTTATGGCGGGCCCTACGACACCGCACCGGATTATTGGCGGCCGCTACCCGGGATATCGAATGGGATGGCAATGACTTGCCTGCGTGCAGTCTCGGTCCGGAGCGACAACGACTTACCGCAAAAACGCACGCCTATGTTCGCCTGCTGGCAAGCCGGCAGAATCAGACCATCAGAAACCTCAGGACCCAGCTCACGCAGGTGACGCTGGGGGGCTACCCGGTGCCCTGCTCAATCAATCATGGCGAGCCAGACAATTGCTATGTGGTATCACCCATGGCCACTTACATTGATTACGCCCGCTACGAGTGTTACCTGATACGGCCCGCCTGGCTGGGCCATGGCCTGCAAAAACTGATAGCGATAATCGGCACATTGCTCGGCAAAGCGCGTCTGGATGATGTGACCCACATCAACAACTGGCTGTTATCCACCAACCTCTACCCGCAGCATTTTTCCCAGCAGGAAATCCAGACGGCGCTGGCTGAATGCCTGCACGCCAACCCGGACAATGCCGTCGGGTTCCGTTCGTTGAATCACACAAGCAATGCCAGCCTGATCAGCAATCTGCGAAGGCTCGGTTTTATCACAGTGCCGAGCCGGCAGGTGTATCTGTTTGATGCGCGCAACCCTGACGGTGCTCAGCGCATTGCACAGCGACACAACAATAAAATTGATCGCAAACTGTTCGAAACATCCGGGTTGACCCAAGTGCCCGGCGCCGACTTTACCGACGCGGATTTTGTGCGTGCGGAATCGCTCTACAACCAACTGTATCTGGAAAAATACTCGCCGCTGAATCCACAATATACGGCGCAATGGCTCGCCGCCGGCCACCGCGATGGCTGGCTCGAATTGATAGGGTTACGCGCGCCCGATACGCAGCTGATGGGTGTGGTGGGCTTTTTTGCCCTGGGCGATACGCTGACCGCGCCGATTGTCGGCTACGATACTTCGCTTCCCCAAAGTCTGGGTTTATACCGTCAACTCACTCACCTGTGTATCGCCCGGGCATTGCAACAACGCCTGCTGTTGAATTTCAGTTCCGGTGCCGCGGGCTTTAAACGCTTGCGGGGCGGCGAGCCCGCCATTGAATACTCGCTGGTGTATATCCGGCATTTGCCGCTGCATCGCCGACTGGCCTGGACAATACTTTCCCTGTTGCTGAAAACCCTGGGCGTTCCTCTCATGAAGCTATTGAAACTATGA
- a CDS encoding acyloxyacyl hydrolase, which yields MWFGLVPAVSASEWMLALGGGPQLHTDKQTNRAIALDAHLLSHRYSAVQTWHLGFSAAHLSAHTPDAENNALWALSIYPQLNLPLPWAKSHDAFFYVRTLAPTWISETRLGERKQGNHFVFQSQVGVGFRFGEQNRWSANLGYRHYSNAGLDEPNEGMDATLLLTLGRRL from the coding sequence TTGTGGTTTGGGCTGGTCCCCGCGGTCAGTGCCTCAGAATGGATGCTGGCGCTGGGCGGCGGCCCGCAGTTGCATACCGACAAGCAGACCAACCGGGCCATCGCACTGGACGCACACCTGCTCAGCCACCGGTATTCAGCGGTGCAAACCTGGCATCTGGGGTTCAGCGCCGCCCACCTCAGTGCCCACACACCGGATGCCGAGAACAACGCACTGTGGGCGCTCAGCATTTATCCTCAATTGAATCTGCCGCTGCCCTGGGCAAAAAGCCATGACGCATTTTTTTATGTGCGCACTTTAGCACCCACCTGGATCAGTGAAACCCGCCTCGGCGAACGTAAACAGGGCAACCACTTTGTGTTTCAGTCTCAGGTCGGCGTGGGCTTCCGATTTGGTGAACAAAACCGCTGGTCTGCGAATCTGGGCTATCGTCACTATTCCAATGCCGGGCTGGACGAGCCCAATGAAGGCATGGATGCAACTTTGTTGTTAACGCTCGGCCGCCGGCTCTGA
- a CDS encoding DegQ family serine endoprotease has protein sequence MYRPLLGLLLALTLTTPTQAALPWSDSQAQPLPTLAPMLERVNPAVVNIATYSTQQQAYNPLMNDPFFRYFFNAPQQQPRGPQRRQQSAGSGVIIDADKGLVVTNHHVIKNADDIQVALVDGRQFKAKLMGSDPDLDIALLEIDADRLTEIPLADSDALRVGDFVVAIGNPFGLGQTVTTGIVSALGRSGLGIEGYENFIQTDASINPGNSGGALVNLKGELVGINTAIIAPAGGNVGIGFAIPTNMANASIKQIRDHGEVRRGTIGVGIQDITPDLQRAFGLENGQQGVLITQVYPDSPADKAGLENGDIIIAVDGRNTTNVGQVRSAIGVVERGEKVKLTLLRNGKKRDVKVTVGDGQSGGGLPGNLHPLLEGAEFEPVQGEGVRVTQLKPTSKAAYAGLRPGDLIIGANRRRVTDMASFNAALAKDRDAVLLHINRSGYGLYLVIR, from the coding sequence ATGTATCGTCCGCTGCTCGGGTTGTTGCTTGCATTGACCCTTACCACCCCCACTCAGGCCGCGCTGCCGTGGTCCGACAGTCAGGCACAACCTCTGCCCACGCTCGCGCCCATGCTGGAACGGGTCAACCCGGCGGTGGTCAACATCGCCACTTACTCCACCCAGCAGCAGGCCTACAACCCGCTGATGAACGACCCGTTTTTCCGCTATTTTTTCAACGCCCCGCAACAGCAACCGCGCGGGCCTCAACGCCGCCAGCAAAGTGCCGGTTCAGGCGTGATTATTGACGCGGACAAAGGCCTGGTGGTGACCAACCACCACGTGATCAAAAACGCCGATGACATTCAGGTGGCACTGGTGGATGGGCGCCAGTTCAAAGCTAAACTCATGGGCTCAGATCCGGATCTGGATATCGCGCTGCTCGAAATTGACGCCGACCGGCTCACCGAAATTCCCCTGGCCGATTCCGACGCGCTGCGGGTGGGCGATTTTGTGGTGGCGATTGGCAACCCGTTCGGACTGGGCCAGACAGTGACCACCGGCATCGTCAGCGCGCTCGGTCGCTCGGGCCTCGGCATTGAAGGCTACGAAAATTTCATCCAGACCGATGCCTCCATCAATCCCGGCAACTCGGGCGGCGCGCTGGTGAACCTCAAAGGGGAGCTGGTGGGGATTAACACCGCCATTATCGCGCCGGCCGGCGGCAATGTGGGTATCGGCTTTGCCATTCCCACCAACATGGCCAACGCCAGTATCAAACAAATCCGCGACCATGGCGAAGTCCGGCGCGGCACTATTGGCGTGGGTATTCAGGATATTACGCCCGACCTGCAACGCGCTTTCGGCCTGGAAAACGGCCAGCAGGGTGTATTGATTACTCAAGTGTATCCGGACTCGCCGGCCGATAAAGCCGGTCTGGAGAATGGTGACATTATTATTGCGGTAGACGGTCGCAATACCACCAATGTGGGTCAGGTGCGCAGCGCCATTGGCGTGGTCGAACGCGGCGAAAAAGTGAAACTGACGCTGCTGCGCAATGGCAAAAAGCGCGACGTTAAAGTCACCGTGGGTGATGGCCAGTCCGGCGGTGGCTTGCCCGGCAATCTGCACCCGCTGCTGGAAGGCGCCGAGTTTGAACCAGTGCAAGGCGAGGGTGTGCGGGTCACGCAATTGAAACCCACCAGCAAGGCCGCCTACGCCGGCCTGCGCCCGGGCGATCTGATCATCGGCGCCAACCGGCGGCGGGTCACCGATATGGCAAGCTTCAATGCTGCGCTCGCCAAAGACCGGGATGCGGTGCTGCTGCACATCAATCGCAGTGGCTATGGGCTCTATCTGGTGATCCGCTGA
- a CDS encoding TMEM165/GDT1 family protein — protein MDAFLTSTFAVALAEIGDKTQLLALLLTLRFRNKLAICAGILAATLLNHAASAWLGVWLGQFLQSGIGQGLLGASFIALGLWLLIPDKADDEDPRLAQYGALVVTFILFFLAEIGDKTQVATVALAAQYQSVFWVTLGTTLGMLLANVPVVFYGEALMRKLPMVWAHRVAAALFVGVGVWVLWSA, from the coding sequence ATGGACGCTTTTCTGACCTCTACGTTTGCCGTTGCCCTCGCCGAAATCGGCGACAAAACCCAGCTACTGGCGTTACTGCTGACGCTGCGCTTCCGGAACAAGCTGGCCATCTGCGCCGGCATCCTCGCCGCCACCCTGCTCAATCACGCTGCCAGCGCCTGGCTGGGGGTTTGGCTGGGCCAGTTCCTGCAGTCCGGTATCGGACAAGGGCTGCTGGGCGCGAGCTTTATCGCACTGGGCCTGTGGCTGTTGATACCCGACAAGGCCGACGACGAAGATCCACGTCTGGCCCAATACGGCGCCTTAGTGGTGACCTTTATCCTGTTTTTTCTGGCCGAGATCGGCGATAAAACCCAGGTGGCCACCGTCGCCCTCGCGGCCCAATACCAGAGTGTTTTCTGGGTCACACTCGGCACCACTCTGGGCATGCTGCTGGCCAATGTGCCGGTGGTGTTTTACGGCGAAGCACTCATGCGCAAACTGCCCATGGTCTGGGCCCACCGCGTGGCGGCGGCGCTGTTTGTGGGTGTGGGCGTGTGGGTGTTGTGGAGCGCCTGA
- a CDS encoding Hsp20/alpha crystallin family protein, which yields MNFANLNPLNWFKKPAQSHEPAAPRVQSNWSPLLSGYGPGVNLLESDNSYHIELAVPGLTQEDLNIELEGNQLIISGAQSRQRSIDVDGQQWSIARAGFFQRRFTLPADADASTLEAQLKYGVLTLKVARTGGARPERRTITIH from the coding sequence ATGAATTTTGCAAACCTGAACCCGTTGAACTGGTTTAAAAAGCCGGCACAAAGCCATGAACCGGCAGCGCCCAGGGTCCAATCCAACTGGAGCCCGCTACTGTCGGGCTACGGCCCGGGCGTGAACTTGCTGGAATCGGACAACAGCTATCACATAGAACTCGCGGTGCCCGGGTTAACGCAGGAAGACCTGAATATTGAGCTGGAAGGTAACCAACTGATCATCAGTGGCGCCCAATCCCGTCAGCGCTCTATTGACGTGGATGGCCAACAATGGTCGATAGCACGCGCAGGATTTTTCCAGCGACGCTTCACCCTGCCAGCCGATGCCGATGCCAGCACGCTGGAAGCACAACTGAAATACGGCGTATTGACGTTAAAGGTCGCGCGCACTGGCGGCGCGCGACCTGAACGCCGCACCATCACGATTCACTAA
- a CDS encoding Hsp20 family protein, with translation MNAIDLTPLYRNSVGFDRLAQLLDSALRADSSASNYPPYNIESLGENRYAISLAVAGFTEQELDIKVERGTLTVRGKKADEKEHKFLYQGIANRSFERSFSLADHVEVVDAQLVNGLLTIALVKELPEAMKPRTIAINHTGKAALEHKAEAAPSKAA, from the coding sequence ATGAATGCCATTGATCTCACCCCACTCTATCGCAACAGTGTGGGTTTTGACCGTCTCGCACAGCTGCTCGACAGCGCCCTGCGCGCAGACAGCAGCGCCAGTAATTACCCGCCCTACAATATCGAATCGCTGGGCGAAAACCGCTATGCCATTTCCTTGGCAGTCGCCGGTTTTACCGAACAGGAACTCGATATCAAAGTAGAGCGCGGCACGTTGACCGTACGCGGTAAAAAAGCAGACGAGAAGGAACACAAGTTCCTGTACCAAGGCATTGCCAACCGCTCGTTCGAGCGCAGCTTCAGTCTGGCCGATCACGTGGAAGTGGTGGATGCCCAGTTGGTCAATGGTCTGCTCACTATCGCGCTGGTCAAAGAACTGCCCGAGGCCATGAAACCACGCACCATTGCCATCAATCACACAGGCAAAGCGGCGCTGGAGCACAAGGCCGAAGCTGCGCCGTCCAAGGCAGCCTGA
- a CDS encoding Rieske 2Fe-2S domain-containing protein — protein MTAFPDGSQCWWPVAVARELSADRPMRRQLNGLPLVIFRTNELKPAALVDACPHRMAPLSQGQCTQGQIQCPYHGWTFDGQGRCVRIPGMQDAHALSRRPLVRALGCVESAGLIWVQTEAGAPLNLPDESNGVDQFFMQSTVDATLLDIAENFLEAFHTHFVHRGLVRRDTQRQQVDALLRPIDGGIEVAYQNEQTQNGWLSRLFEPSRGASWGRFLWPNLAQIEYHDAQQRLTLRVDLWITPVENERHQLFARISTRRGLLPARVKQMLLTPLFRRVLQQDIAITEAVTHNRRTFEQHPDALMHGKPLDARHDLMGPALRTLFEQQSNGGIVNRQATLYL, from the coding sequence ATGACAGCTTTTCCCGATGGATCCCAATGCTGGTGGCCGGTGGCCGTCGCGCGCGAGCTCAGCGCCGATCGCCCGATGCGCCGTCAGCTGAACGGGCTGCCCCTGGTGATATTCCGCACCAATGAACTAAAACCGGCAGCACTGGTCGACGCCTGCCCACACCGGATGGCGCCCCTGAGTCAGGGGCAATGCACGCAAGGGCAGATTCAATGCCCCTATCACGGCTGGACCTTCGATGGGCAAGGTCGCTGTGTCCGGATACCGGGCATGCAGGATGCACACGCATTGAGCCGCAGGCCGCTGGTGCGGGCCTTGGGGTGCGTTGAATCCGCCGGGCTGATTTGGGTGCAGACCGAGGCCGGTGCCCCACTCAACTTGCCAGATGAATCCAACGGGGTCGACCAATTTTTTATGCAGTCTACGGTCGACGCCACGCTGCTCGATATCGCGGAAAATTTTCTGGAGGCGTTTCACACCCACTTTGTCCACCGCGGGCTGGTGCGGCGCGATACCCAACGCCAGCAAGTGGATGCGCTGTTGCGCCCGATCGACGGCGGGATTGAAGTGGCGTATCAGAATGAACAAACCCAGAACGGCTGGCTGTCGCGCTTATTTGAGCCCAGCCGGGGCGCCAGCTGGGGCCGCTTTTTGTGGCCCAATCTTGCGCAGATTGAGTATCATGATGCCCAACAGCGCCTGACCCTGCGGGTCGACCTGTGGATCACGCCCGTTGAAAATGAACGGCATCAGCTGTTTGCGCGTATCAGTACCCGCCGCGGCCTGTTGCCCGCGCGCGTAAAACAAATGTTGCTGACGCCCCTGTTCCGGCGGGTGTTGCAGCAGGACATCGCGATCACCGAAGCGGTGACGCACAACCGGCGCACATTTGAGCAACACCCCGACGCGTTGATGCACGGCAAACCATTGGATGCGCGGCACGACCTGATGGGCCCCGCATTGCGCACATTGTTCGAACAACAATCCAATGGCGGTATCGTAAATCGTCAGGCAACACTTTATCTGTAG
- a CDS encoding cob(I)yrinic acid a,c-diamide adenosyltransferase, whose translation MGHRLSKIYTRTGDDGTTGLGDGVRIAKYDLRMQAIGDVDETNCAVGLLVAELANDDALQPWLARIQHRLFDLGGELCLPDYHLIKEEHATELEQWLDQLNDDLPMLKNFILPGGSKAAAAAHQARAVCRRAERTIAALSAADAQSALPGTRPTLQAYINRLSDFLFVAARTVARRDGGQEVLWQQGV comes from the coding sequence ATGGGCCACCGATTATCAAAAATTTACACCCGCACCGGCGACGATGGCACCACCGGCCTGGGCGATGGCGTGCGCATTGCCAAATACGATTTGCGCATGCAGGCCATCGGCGATGTGGATGAAACCAATTGCGCGGTGGGCTTACTGGTGGCGGAGCTTGCCAACGACGACGCCCTGCAACCCTGGCTCGCGCGCATCCAGCACCGGCTGTTTGATCTGGGCGGCGAGTTGTGCCTGCCGGATTACCACCTGATTAAAGAAGAGCACGCCACCGAACTGGAACAATGGCTGGATCAGCTGAACGACGACCTGCCCATGTTGAAGAACTTTATTCTGCCCGGCGGCTCCAAAGCTGCCGCCGCCGCCCATCAGGCGCGGGCGGTGTGCCGGCGCGCCGAGCGCACCATTGCGGCACTGTCGGCGGCCGATGCCCAATCAGCCCTGCCCGGCACCCGGCCCACGCTGCAGGCGTACATTAACCGGCTGTCGGATTTCCTGTTTGTTGCCGCGCGCACAGTGGCGCGCCGCGATGGTGGCCAGGAAGTGCTGTGGCAGCAGGGCGTTTAA
- a CDS encoding DUF6249 domain-containing protein, translated as MEDLLIPIFGIIFVFGSPVVIVALALAAYKRKRALMHETINKMIDSGQPVPADMIAAFEANKPDNHLKVGAILLATGLGLAFFLTVLTGPKIASVAALPLFLGVAFLILHKLDKPSARVNG; from the coding sequence ATGGAAGACCTGCTTATCCCTATTTTCGGCATTATTTTCGTATTCGGTTCGCCCGTAGTTATCGTTGCTCTGGCGCTCGCGGCGTACAAGCGCAAACGCGCATTGATGCACGAAACCATCAATAAAATGATCGACTCGGGCCAGCCTGTGCCGGCCGATATGATTGCCGCCTTTGAAGCCAACAAACCAGACAACCACCTGAAGGTAGGCGCCATATTGCTGGCAACGGGACTTGGCCTGGCGTTTTTTCTTACTGTACTCACCGGCCCCAAAATCGCCAGCGTTGCAGCCCTGCCCCTCTTTCTGGGTGTGGCATTTCTGATACTGCACAAGCTCGACAAACCCAGCGCTCGCGTGAATGGATAA
- a CDS encoding RNA polymerase sigma factor, with amino-acid sequence MDNHQEAQCIARAKAGDTTAFGQLVAAYQSNLRLSARQWTGDAALADDMAQEAFIRAWQKLGQFDGRARFSSWLYRIAFNHWLNVKARYQPATACNDETAEPQTASHPGTGRDIARALARLSEPQRLCIHLCLQRDFTHAEAADILNLPVGTVKTHINRGRSALQVLMADYSSTTEAMGHG; translated from the coding sequence ATGGATAACCACCAGGAAGCACAGTGCATTGCGCGCGCCAAAGCCGGTGACACCACCGCCTTTGGCCAGCTGGTTGCAGCCTATCAATCCAACCTGCGACTGAGTGCCCGGCAATGGACCGGTGACGCGGCGCTCGCCGATGATATGGCTCAGGAAGCGTTTATCCGGGCCTGGCAAAAGCTCGGGCAGTTTGACGGCCGGGCGCGCTTTTCCAGCTGGCTGTACCGTATCGCGTTTAATCACTGGCTGAATGTGAAAGCAAGGTACCAGCCGGCCACTGCCTGCAACGACGAAACAGCGGAACCACAAACAGCGTCGCACCCCGGCACCGGTCGGGATATCGCGCGGGCACTTGCCCGCTTAAGCGAGCCTCAACGCTTGTGTATTCACCTGTGTCTCCAACGGGATTTTACTCACGCAGAAGCCGCGGACATTCTCAACTTGCCTGTGGGCACAGTAAAAACCCACATCAACCGCGGCAGATCAGCGCTGCAGGTATTAATGGCAGATTATTCATCCACTACGGAGGCAATGGGTCATGGTTGA
- a CDS encoding metalloregulator ArsR/SmtB family transcription factor has product MTPTDLFKLLADDTRLTTLLLIHAEGELCVCELTCALLESQPKVSRHLALLRNAGLLLDRKQGQWVYYRLNPDAAWLAELLQSTAQRNPDFLTHATRHLANMGDRPNRQASCC; this is encoded by the coding sequence ATGACACCCACAGACCTGTTCAAACTGCTCGCGGACGACACCCGCCTGACGACGCTGCTGCTGATTCATGCCGAGGGCGAGCTGTGCGTGTGCGAGCTCACCTGCGCACTGCTGGAAAGCCAGCCAAAGGTGTCCCGCCACCTGGCTTTATTGCGCAATGCAGGTCTGCTGCTCGATCGCAAACAAGGCCAATGGGTTTACTACCGGCTGAATCCCGACGCCGCCTGGTTAGCCGAATTGTTGCAATCCACCGCGCAACGCAACCCCGACTTTCTCACCCACGCCACAAGGCATCTGGCCAACATGGGCGACAGACCCAATCGTCAGGCCAGCTGCTGCTGA
- a CDS encoding sterol desaturase family protein, with product MDWLQREVELWLNIFAIDTARYFVGVGAVLFVLFVLARVWSERYRIQSRRATRADVRREISWSLLTTAVYACVGLFTVRVEQGGASLIYFKVEEWGWLYTCLSLPLVLIAHDAYFYWVHRALHHPRLFKAFHRLHHLSRTPTSWAAYSFAPGEAILMALFMPLIVVLMPLHVSVIFVFLAVMIVRNAVGHCGVEFHPRWWLDSPLGFLNTPTHHDLHHQKFNGNYGLYFTWWDKWMGTEFENYKAAFVKAASGGEPVAGAIEPSEPAAER from the coding sequence ATGGATTGGTTGCAAAGGGAAGTCGAACTCTGGCTGAATATTTTTGCCATCGACACGGCCCGTTATTTTGTCGGCGTGGGTGCCGTGTTGTTTGTGCTGTTTGTACTGGCGCGAGTCTGGTCCGAGCGTTACCGCATTCAATCCCGGCGGGCGACACGCGCCGATGTCAGGCGTGAGATCAGCTGGTCGCTGCTGACCACAGCCGTCTATGCCTGTGTGGGGCTGTTTACGGTGCGGGTTGAGCAAGGCGGTGCTTCGCTGATTTATTTCAAGGTGGAAGAATGGGGGTGGCTGTACACCTGCCTGAGTCTGCCGCTGGTATTGATTGCTCACGATGCCTATTTCTATTGGGTACATCGGGCCTTGCATCACCCGCGCCTATTCAAAGCGTTCCATCGACTGCACCATCTCTCGCGCACACCCACTTCTTGGGCGGCCTACAGTTTCGCGCCCGGTGAAGCCATACTGATGGCCTTGTTCATGCCGTTGATCGTGGTGCTCATGCCCTTACACGTGTCGGTGATTTTCGTGTTTCTTGCGGTGATGATTGTGCGCAACGCCGTGGGCCATTGCGGGGTGGAGTTCCATCCTCGCTGGTGGCTGGATTCGCCTCTGGGTTTCCTGAATACGCCAACCCATCACGACCTGCACCACCAGAAATTCAATGGCAATTACGGGCTCTATTTCACCTGGTGGGATAAGTGGATGGGGACAGAGTTTGAAAACTACAAAGCCGCCTTCGTGAAAGCGGCCAGCGGCGGCGAACCGGTTGCAGGTGCCATCGAGCCGTCAGAGCCGGCGGCCGAGCGTTAA
- a CDS encoding ArsJ-associated glyceraldehyde-3-phosphate dehydrogenase, producing MKKIRVGINGFGRMGRLSFRAAFDWPEMEFVQINDPAGDAATLAHLVNFDSVHGRWQHQADADGKAIVINGQRIACSQNKAIGDTDWSGCDLVIEASGKMKTTALLQAYLDQGVKRVVVTAPVKEDGVLNVVMGVNHHLYDAARHHIVTAASCTTNCLAPIVKVIHESLGIVHGSMTTIHDITNTQTILDAPHKDLRRARACGQSLIPTTTGSATAITHIFPELKGKLNGHAVRVPLANASLTDCVFEVSRSTTVDEVNGLLKQAAENELKDILGYETRPLVSVDYKTDPRSSIIDALSTMVINNTQVKIYSWYDNEWGYANRTAELARMVGLSDQ from the coding sequence ATGAAAAAGATCCGCGTAGGCATCAACGGTTTTGGGCGCATGGGCCGGCTCAGTTTTCGCGCCGCCTTTGATTGGCCGGAAATGGAATTTGTGCAGATCAATGACCCGGCAGGCGATGCCGCCACTCTGGCTCACCTGGTGAATTTTGATTCGGTGCATGGCCGCTGGCAGCATCAGGCCGATGCTGATGGCAAGGCGATAGTCATCAATGGCCAGCGCATCGCCTGCAGTCAGAATAAAGCTATTGGCGATACCGACTGGTCCGGCTGCGATCTGGTGATTGAGGCGTCGGGTAAAATGAAAACCACTGCACTATTGCAGGCCTACCTCGATCAGGGCGTAAAACGCGTGGTGGTCACGGCCCCCGTCAAAGAAGACGGCGTACTGAATGTGGTGATGGGCGTAAACCATCACCTGTACGATGCAGCCCGGCACCACATCGTCACCGCTGCCAGTTGCACCACCAATTGTCTGGCGCCGATTGTAAAAGTGATTCACGAATCCCTCGGGATTGTGCACGGTTCCATGACCACGATTCACGACATCACCAATACCCAGACCATTCTGGATGCACCGCACAAAGACCTGCGCCGCGCACGCGCCTGCGGCCAGAGCCTGATTCCCACCACTACGGGTTCGGCCACAGCGATTACCCATATTTTTCCGGAGCTGAAAGGCAAACTGAATGGCCACGCCGTGCGGGTGCCGCTGGCCAATGCGTCACTGACGGATTGCGTGTTTGAGGTAAGCCGCAGTACCACGGTGGATGAAGTGAATGGATTATTAAAGCAAGCCGCAGAAAATGAACTGAAAGATATTCTCGGTTATGAAACACGCCCGTTGGTGAGCGTGGATTACAAAACCGATCCACGTTCTTCGATTATCGATGCGCTGTCCACCATGGTGATCAATAACACCCAGGTTAAAATCTACAGCTGGTACGACAACGAGTGGGGCTATGCTAATCGCACAGCGGAATTGGCGCGGATGGTTGGGTTGTCTGATCAATAA